Proteins from one Flavobacterium branchiarum genomic window:
- the yajC gene encoding preprotein translocase subunit YajC has protein sequence MEQLTQFAPFLLMFVVIYFFMIRPQQKRAKNEKEFESSLKVGDKIITKSGLHGKVSELAETTVVIETMSGKLKMERSAISMEMSAALAKK, from the coding sequence ATGGAACAATTAACTCAATTTGCACCGTTTCTATTAATGTTTGTAGTGATCTATTTCTTTATGATTAGACCGCAACAAAAACGTGCGAAAAATGAAAAAGAATTTGAAAGTAGCCTAAAAGTAGGTGATAAAATTATAACAAAAAGTGGTCTTCACGGAAAAGTTTCAGAGCTTGCAGAAACAACTGTAGTTATCGAAACAATGTCTGGAAAGTTAAAGATGGAGCGTTCTGCAATTTCTATGGAAATGAGCGCAGCTTTAGCTAAGAAATAG
- the rimO gene encoding 30S ribosomal protein S12 methylthiotransferase RimO: protein MRTKSLKKNKINVITLGCSKNVYDSEVLMGQLRANGKEVTHEAPAAEEGNIIVINTCGFIDNAKAESVNMILEYADKKEKGLVDKVFVTGCLSERYRPDLEKEIPNVDQFFGTTELPQLLKALGADYKHELLGERLTTTPKNYAYLKIAEGCDRPCSFCAIPLMRGKHVSQTIEKLVKETEGLAKNGVKELILIAQDLTYYGLDIYKKRNLAELLEALVKVEGIEWIRLHYAFPSGFPMDVLEVMKREPKICNYIDIPLQHISDSVLKSMRRGTTQEKTTQLLKDFRKAVPGMAIRTTLIVGYPGETQEDFNILKDFVQEMKFDRMGCFAYSHEENTHAYLLEDDVPDEVKQDRANEIMELQSQISWDLNQEKVGQTFKCIIDRKEGAHFVGRTEFDSPDVDNEVLIDASKHYVKTGEFVNIKIIEATEFDLYGEPV, encoded by the coding sequence ATGAGAACCAAGTCTTTAAAAAAGAATAAAATCAACGTAATCACTCTTGGGTGTTCGAAAAATGTATATGATAGTGAAGTACTTATGGGTCAACTTCGCGCTAACGGAAAAGAAGTAACACATGAAGCTCCTGCTGCCGAAGAAGGCAATATTATTGTTATAAATACTTGTGGCTTTATTGATAACGCTAAAGCGGAGTCAGTAAACATGATTTTAGAGTACGCAGACAAAAAAGAAAAAGGACTAGTCGATAAAGTTTTCGTTACAGGATGCTTATCTGAACGTTATAGACCTGATTTAGAAAAAGAAATCCCAAATGTAGATCAGTTTTTCGGAACTACTGAGTTACCTCAATTATTAAAAGCATTGGGTGCCGATTATAAACATGAATTATTAGGAGAGCGTTTAACAACTACTCCAAAAAATTACGCTTATTTAAAAATCGCAGAAGGTTGCGACAGACCTTGTAGCTTTTGCGCGATTCCTCTTATGCGTGGAAAACACGTCTCTCAAACCATTGAAAAATTGGTTAAAGAAACGGAAGGATTAGCCAAAAATGGTGTAAAAGAATTAATTTTGATTGCTCAAGATTTAACTTATTACGGTCTTGATATATATAAGAAAAGAAATTTAGCTGAATTACTTGAAGCACTAGTAAAAGTAGAAGGTATTGAATGGATTCGTTTACATTACGCTTTCCCATCTGGTTTCCCAATGGATGTACTAGAAGTTATGAAACGTGAGCCTAAGATCTGTAACTATATTGATATACCGTTGCAACACATTTCTGATTCAGTTTTAAAATCTATGCGTCGTGGTACAACTCAAGAAAAAACAACTCAATTACTAAAAGATTTCCGTAAAGCTGTTCCTGGAATGGCTATCAGAACTACTTTAATCGTTGGATACCCAGGGGAAACTCAAGAAGATTTCAATATCCTTAAAGACTTTGTTCAGGAAATGAAATTCGACAGAATGGGATGCTTCGCTTATTCGCATGAAGAAAACACACATGCTTATTTACTAGAAGACGATGTTCCAGACGAAGTAAAGCAAGATCGTGCTAACGAAATCATGGAATTACAATCTCAGATTTCATGGGATTTAAACCAAGAGAAAGTTGGACAAACTTTTAAATGTATTATAGACAGAAAAGAAGGTGCTCATTTTGTTGGAAGAACAGAATTTGACAGCCCAGATGTTGATAACGAAGTGCTAATCGATGCCTCTAAACATTATGTAAAAACTGGAGAATTTGTTAATATTAAAATAATAGAAGCTACAGAATTTGATTTATACGGTGAACCTGTTTAA
- a CDS encoding OmpP1/FadL family transporter, with translation MKKYIFLVLTGLSISAAHAQDISDAMRYSQDNLNGTARFRAMGGAFGALGGDLSSLNINPAGSAIFANNQFGVTLSNYNTKNNSNYFGTKTKDSENSFILNQAGGVMVFKDTRPSSNWKKLSIAVNYENTNNYNNNIFSSGVNPTNSVDKYFLSYANEGNNGKPVPQEYVIKQDGESIRNLYRFLGSYFPVKEYPGLTGYAAQQAMLGNEGAIIRRIDENDPNTAYRTLVPDGGNYYQENEIHTNGYNGKLSFNAATSYKDKLFIGINLNSHFADYTRNTSFYEDNINNNSSSYQINRLRFDNQLYTYGNGFSFQIGAIAKVTDQVRLGLAYESNTWYKLYDETTQKLVTVSSNNTGELPSNIVDPLIINVYESYKLQTPGKWTASFAYIFGKTGLLSVDYAIKDYGNTKFKPTNDIIFRSVNKTMSNELTSSSEVRVGAEYKIKLLSLRAGYRYEQSPYKNGTTIGDLNSYSGGLGYNFGATKVDLAYSYAKRDSQQAFFNQGLIDTAKINSKFNNVSLTMLFEL, from the coding sequence ATGAAAAAGTATATATTCCTAGTACTTACTGGACTATCTATAAGTGCTGCACATGCGCAAGATATATCTGACGCAATGCGCTATTCTCAAGACAATTTAAACGGAACTGCTCGTTTTCGTGCTATGGGAGGTGCCTTTGGAGCACTTGGCGGAGACTTATCTTCTTTAAACATTAACCCAGCTGGTTCTGCAATATTTGCAAACAATCAATTTGGGGTAACTTTAAGCAATTATAACACTAAGAATAACTCTAATTATTTCGGAACAAAAACCAAGGATAGCGAAAATTCATTCATCTTAAATCAGGCTGGTGGTGTTATGGTTTTTAAAGACACGCGTCCTAGTAGCAACTGGAAAAAACTATCTATAGCTGTTAATTACGAAAACACTAACAACTATAATAATAATATTTTTTCTTCAGGCGTAAATCCAACAAATTCTGTAGATAAATATTTTTTAAGCTACGCTAATGAAGGTAATAATGGCAAACCAGTACCACAAGAATATGTTATTAAACAAGATGGAGAATCCATAAGAAACCTATACCGTTTTCTCGGTAGCTATTTCCCAGTCAAAGAATACCCAGGATTAACGGGTTATGCCGCTCAACAAGCAATGTTAGGAAATGAAGGAGCTATAATCAGACGCATTGACGAAAATGATCCAAACACCGCATACAGAACACTTGTTCCTGATGGAGGGAATTATTACCAAGAAAACGAAATTCATACCAACGGTTACAACGGAAAACTTTCTTTTAATGCAGCAACTTCATATAAAGACAAATTATTCATTGGTATAAACCTGAACTCTCATTTTGCAGACTATACAAGAAACACAAGTTTTTATGAAGATAACATCAATAATAACAGTTCATCTTATCAAATAAACAGATTACGTTTTGACAACCAACTATACACTTACGGAAATGGATTTTCTTTTCAAATAGGTGCTATCGCAAAAGTAACCGATCAAGTAAGACTAGGACTTGCATACGAATCTAATACATGGTACAAACTTTACGATGAAACCACTCAAAAATTAGTAACCGTAAGCAGTAATAACACAGGCGAACTTCCTTCTAATATAGTTGATCCGCTAATTATCAATGTTTATGAATCATACAAACTGCAAACTCCTGGAAAATGGACTGCCAGTTTCGCATATATTTTTGGAAAAACTGGATTATTAAGCGTTGATTATGCAATAAAAGATTACGGGAACACTAAATTCAAACCTACTAACGATATCATTTTTAGAAGCGTAAATAAAACAATGAGCAATGAATTAACTAGCAGTAGCGAAGTACGAGTTGGAGCTGAATACAAAATCAAACTGCTTAGCTTAAGAGCAGGTTACAGATACGAACAAAGCCCGTACAAAAATGGCACTACAATTGGTGACTTAAACAGCTATTCTGGAGGTTTAGGATATAATTTCGGAGCAACTAAAGTAGACTTAGCCTACTCTTACGCAAAAAGAGACTCGCAACAAGCATTCTTTAATCAAGGACTTATAGACACTGCTAAAATCAATTCGAAATTCAACAATGTTTCATTAACAATGTTATTTGAATTATAA
- a CDS encoding N-acetylmuramoyl-L-alanine amidase, with protein sequence MRKYFYCLTIAIAITSCSTNPYKSSEKVYDQQLKSLENKITSKDAQPIPPPIATISIDTSYANQLHIYKDSLSQTGSTSLQNGINTQWIGTVNFNLRKPNFIIIHHTAQDSLQQTVNTFTKTKTQVSAHYIISRDGKVVQMLNDYLRAWHAGNATWGKNTDLNSSSLGIELDNNGVEPFSETQMNSLIALLTRLKKEYNVPTQNILGHADIAPGRKQDPSKLFPWKTLAGLGFGIWQDEILEEAPFDFRIEPALRIIGYNTKNLTAAITAFKLHYIQTEVDNVLDRKTINTIYSIYKKQ encoded by the coding sequence ATGAGAAAGTATTTTTACTGTTTAACTATAGCGATTGCAATTACATCTTGCTCTACAAATCCATATAAATCGAGTGAAAAGGTATACGATCAGCAACTTAAATCTCTTGAAAATAAAATCACAAGCAAAGATGCACAACCTATACCTCCTCCTATTGCAACTATAAGCATAGATACGTCATATGCAAATCAGTTACATATTTACAAGGACTCCCTTTCGCAAACTGGATCTACTTCGCTACAAAATGGAATTAATACACAATGGATAGGTACCGTAAACTTTAATTTACGTAAACCTAACTTTATTATTATCCATCATACAGCTCAGGATTCTTTACAACAAACTGTAAATACATTTACTAAAACAAAAACACAAGTAAGTGCTCATTACATTATCTCGAGAGATGGTAAAGTGGTCCAAATGTTAAATGATTATTTACGTGCGTGGCATGCTGGTAATGCTACATGGGGAAAAAATACCGACCTCAACTCCTCTTCACTAGGTATTGAGCTTGACAATAACGGAGTTGAACCTTTCTCGGAAACACAAATGAATAGTTTAATTGCTCTTTTGACAAGGTTAAAAAAGGAATATAATGTACCAACACAAAATATATTAGGTCATGCCGATATTGCTCCAGGAAGAAAACAAGACCCAAGTAAGTTGTTTCCTTGGAAAACGCTAGCTGGACTAGGATTTGGAATCTGGCAAGATGAGATACTGGAAGAAGCTCCATTCGATTTTAGAATTGAGCCTGCTTTGCGAATTATTGGCTACAATACTAAAAATCTTACAGCCGCAATAACAGCTTTTAAACTACATTATATCCAAACAGAAGTTGATAATGTATTAGACAGAAAAACAATAAATACGATTTATTCTATTTACAAAAAACAATAA
- a CDS encoding outer membrane beta-barrel protein: MKRVLHILALMLTSSFAFAQDDKETTNPATVFGGSADLYYKYDFSKQQNGLTSFTNSQDSFELGMASIEASHKFGKASVFVDLGFGTRVTEFSYNEYEDNSKASFLIKQLFLKYDLSDSFSITAGSFGTHMGYELLDAVDNKNYSTSYAFSYGPFFNTGVKVQYTTEEFSFMLGVTNPTDFKSAMDAGSSQKTYVGQFGYITDKGSAYLNFTSGSTNPTPGATVVPTGENKTQFDIVGTKAVNDIFSLGFNAAYAKTTNDYDSNLDGEWFSVVGYAYYKFKENLGLAYRMEYFNAKDAALSLGTVAGSNVFANTVSLNYKVGNMTIIPEIRLDSASADVFLDSNSAPTGKMAFALVAATYSF; the protein is encoded by the coding sequence ATGAAAAGAGTATTGCATATTTTAGCTTTAATGTTAACAAGTTCTTTTGCTTTTGCCCAAGATGATAAAGAAACGACTAATCCCGCGACAGTATTTGGAGGGTCGGCAGACCTTTATTATAAATATGATTTTTCTAAACAACAAAACGGTTTAACTAGTTTTACAAATTCACAGGATTCATTCGAATTAGGGATGGCTTCTATTGAGGCTTCGCACAAGTTTGGAAAAGCTTCTGTCTTTGTAGATTTAGGATTTGGAACAAGAGTGACTGAGTTTTCTTATAATGAGTATGAAGATAATAGTAAGGCTTCTTTTTTGATAAAACAATTGTTTCTTAAGTATGATTTATCCGATAGTTTTTCTATAACAGCAGGTAGTTTTGGAACACATATGGGATATGAATTATTGGATGCTGTCGATAATAAAAATTATAGTACATCATATGCATTTTCGTACGGGCCTTTTTTTAATACAGGAGTTAAGGTACAATACACAACAGAAGAATTTAGTTTTATGTTAGGTGTTACTAATCCAACCGATTTTAAATCAGCGATGGACGCTGGTTCTAGTCAAAAGACTTATGTCGGGCAATTTGGATATATTACCGATAAAGGAAGTGCTTATTTGAATTTTACATCAGGAAGTACAAATCCAACTCCAGGAGCTACAGTTGTGCCAACGGGGGAAAATAAAACGCAATTTGATATTGTGGGAACAAAGGCGGTTAATGATATTTTTTCTTTAGGGTTTAATGCAGCGTACGCTAAAACGACAAATGATTATGATAGTAATCTTGATGGAGAATGGTTTTCAGTAGTAGGGTATGCTTATTATAAGTTTAAAGAAAATCTTGGATTAGCGTACAGGATGGAATATTTTAATGCAAAAGATGCTGCACTGAGTTTAGGAACAGTTGCTGGTTCAAATGTTTTTGCAAATACCGTATCACTTAATTATAAAGTTGGAAATATGACGATAATTCCAGAGATAAGATTGGATAGTGCTTCTGCAGATGTTTTTCTTGATAGTAATTCTGCCCCAACTGGAAAGATGGCCTTTGCATTAGTTGCTGCTACCTATTCTTTTTAA
- the nusB gene encoding transcription antitermination factor NusB, producing MQSIYAMHQNGSDNLEKEEKFLFYSIDNIQDLYLVMVSSLIEICKKETIFLHLSSKKHLATAEERNPNEKFIKNAIFQILAENNSLSIALENRKITNWSLNDDYIILLLNDIKASSLYAKYMSNSVNTFEEDKQFIVDLFTEVIVPNEKLYEYLEDDKLTWVDDIPVVNTHIIKQLKNITDGEDDNFRVPKLYKDNEDRDFVKDLFRKTVLNESEFAKEYVDKTPNWDSDRIAEIDTIILKMAICEFLKFPSIPVKVTLNEYLEIAKEYSTPKSSIFINGILDNLVKELEASKKLIKAGRGLM from the coding sequence ATGCAATCCATTTATGCAATGCATCAAAACGGTTCTGATAATCTTGAAAAAGAAGAGAAATTTCTTTTTTATAGTATTGATAATATTCAGGATTTATATCTTGTAATGGTTTCTTCGTTAATCGAAATTTGTAAAAAAGAGACAATCTTTTTACACCTATCAAGCAAAAAACATCTTGCAACTGCTGAAGAGCGTAATCCAAACGAAAAATTTATTAAGAATGCCATTTTTCAAATCCTAGCTGAGAACAATTCTCTTAGTATAGCTTTAGAAAATCGTAAAATCACTAATTGGTCATTAAATGATGATTATATTATATTGCTTCTTAATGATATTAAGGCAAGTAGCCTGTATGCGAAATACATGAGTAATTCAGTAAACACGTTTGAAGAAGATAAACAGTTTATTGTTGATTTATTTACAGAAGTAATCGTTCCTAATGAAAAATTATACGAGTATTTAGAAGATGATAAGCTTACTTGGGTAGATGATATTCCTGTGGTAAATACACATATTATCAAGCAATTAAAGAATATTACAGATGGAGAAGACGATAATTTTAGAGTTCCTAAATTGTATAAAGACAATGAGGATAGAGATTTTGTAAAAGACTTGTTTAGAAAAACAGTTTTAAACGAATCTGAATTTGCTAAAGAATATGTAGATAAAACTCCAAACTGGGATAGTGATCGTATTGCTGAAATAGATACTATTATCTTAAAAATGGCAATTTGTGAATTTTTAAAATTCCCATCGATTCCTGTAAAAGTAACTCTTAATGAATATTTAGAAATTGCAAAAGAGTATTCTACGCCAAAAAGTAGTATTTTTATCAACGGGATTTTAGATAATCTTGTAAAAGAACTGGAGGCTAGCAAAAAGTTAATTAAAGCTGGTCGTGGTTTAATGTAA